ATCGCGGTCATCCAGTTCGGCCTCGGCTCCAGCGGGTTGAGCGGCGAGGACCGCGCCGTGCTGCGCGACGTCGCGCGTATCCAGCGCCAGAACGGCGGCATGCTGCGCGTGTACGGCCACGCCGCGCAGGATATCAGCGGCACCTCGGTCGAGCGGTTGCGCGCCGGCAACCACGACGTGTCGATGCGGCGCGGCACCACCATCGCCAACGAGCTCATCCGTCTCGGCGTGCCCGCCGAGTCGATCGTCGTCGAGGCGATGGCCGATGAGGATCCGATCTACGAGACGCGCACGGCGCGTGGTCTGGCCGCCAACCGGCGAGCCGAGATCTTCCTCGATCTCTGACGACCGGAACGACGCATCAACGCGGGCTCCGGTCTCCCTCGGACCGGCAGACGCATCGACTCAGCCCCCGCCGCCACCGGCGGCCATCGAGAAGGCGGAACGCCATGGACGACAACGAATTCCACCGCATCAAGCGCCTGCCGCCCTACGTGTTCGCGGAGGTGAACGCGATGAAGGCCAAGGCGCGCGCCGCCGGCCAGGACGTGATCGACCTCGGCATGGGCAATCCCGATCTGCCGACGCCCGCCCACATCGTCGCCAAGCTGGCGGAGACCGCCGGCAATCCCGCGACACACGGCTACTCCAACTCGCGAGGCATCCCGGGTCTGCGCAAGGCGCAGGCGCGCTACTACGCCCGCAGGTTCGGCGTCGAGCTCGACCCTGAATCCGAGATCGTCGTCACCATCGGCTCGAAGGAGGGGCTCGCCAACCTGGCGCAGGCCATCACCTCGCCGGGCGACGTCATCCTCGTGCCGAACCCGAGCTACCCCATCCATCCCTACGGCTTCATCATCGCCGGCGGTTCGATCGGCCACATCCCGGTACCGGGCCTGACCACGATCGAGGAATTCATGCCGGCGCTGGAACGCGCCGTGCGCCACAGCGTGCCCAAGCCGCTGGCGCTGGTGCTGAACTATCCGTCCAACCCGACGGCGCAGGTCGTCGATCTCGATTTCTACCGGCCGATCGTCGAGTACTGCCGCAAGCACGGAATCTGGATCCTGTCCGACCTCGCCTACGCCGAGATCTACTTCGACGACCGGCCGCCGCCGTCGATCCTCCAGGTGCCCGGCGCGCGCGACATCGCCATCGAGTTCACCTCGATGAGCAAGACCTACTCGATGGCCGGCTGGCGCATCGGCTTCGCGGCCGGCAACCGCCGCCTCATCCAGGCGCTGACGCGCATCAAGTCGTATCTCGACTACGGCGCCT
The genomic region above belongs to Rhodospirillales bacterium and contains:
- a CDS encoding LL-diaminopimelate aminotransferase — encoded protein: MDDNEFHRIKRLPPYVFAEVNAMKAKARAAGQDVIDLGMGNPDLPTPAHIVAKLAETAGNPATHGYSNSRGIPGLRKAQARYYARRFGVELDPESEIVVTIGSKEGLANLAQAITSPGDVILVPNPSYPIHPYGFIIAGGSIGHIPVPGLTTIEEFMPALERAVRHSVPKPLALVLNYPSNPTAQVVDLDFYRPIVEYCRKHGIWILSDLAYAEIYFDDRPPPSILQVPGARDIAIEFTSMSKTYSMAGWRIGFAAGNRRLIQALTRIKSYLDYGAFTPVQVAAVAAIDGPQDCVAEARNTYKERRDVLIEGMKAAGWDIPTPPASMFAWAPLPEAFRELGSLAFSKLMLTQANVAISPGIGFGEYGDGHVRIAMVENKHRIRQAIRNVRLVLADPEKSIELYHRGVGDNITRLKARA